Proteins encoded in a region of the Streptomyces sp. NBC_01298 genome:
- a CDS encoding MFS transporter, whose amino-acid sequence MTGSYPGGCASSRRPTPLAALVAASGISSLGMAATLVAVPWFVLHSTGSGTRTGLVATAEVLGLLCSAVLAGPVVDRLPVRATSVGADLLTAAAISLIPLLRSWDALSLPVLIVLVFLVGAARGPSDTAKQLLLPDAMERAGVTAERATGCVEGARRIGMMAGAPLAGLLISTVGPVRTLYADMAAMALCALLVAALVPVAARARPAGGAPGGSYAGELRFGLAQLRRDRLLGAMVGVLMLTNALDGALNGVLYPAYGTQVLRSSALFGAMITSMGAGALLGAALYGWAGHRMPRRAVFVGAFVLVGAVRCAALAAEPRVPVLLAALALSGIGSGVVGPLMMSVAYERVPEEVRGRVFGLLVAAALAATPLGMLGAGLVLDASGLVAALLGTGALYLAVTLAPLVFPVWRELDARGSGVTSGIGETAEGPAGCRGSSSAPPEVGILTEQT is encoded by the coding sequence ATGACCGGCTCGTACCCGGGCGGCTGCGCATCGTCGCGCCGCCCCACCCCGCTGGCCGCCCTGGTGGCGGCCTCCGGGATCTCCTCGCTCGGCATGGCCGCGACCCTGGTCGCCGTGCCGTGGTTCGTCCTGCACAGCACCGGCAGCGGCACCCGGACGGGGCTCGTCGCCACCGCCGAGGTGCTGGGCCTGCTGTGTTCCGCCGTGCTCGCGGGTCCGGTGGTCGACCGGCTGCCCGTACGCGCGACGAGCGTGGGGGCGGACCTGCTGACGGCCGCGGCGATCAGCCTGATCCCGCTCCTGCGCTCCTGGGACGCGCTATCCCTGCCCGTCCTGATCGTCCTGGTCTTCCTGGTGGGAGCCGCCCGCGGGCCGTCCGACACCGCCAAGCAACTGCTGCTGCCCGATGCGATGGAACGCGCCGGGGTGACGGCGGAGCGGGCCACCGGATGCGTGGAGGGAGCCCGCCGGATCGGCATGATGGCGGGGGCGCCGCTGGCCGGTCTACTCATCTCGACGGTCGGCCCCGTACGCACCCTGTACGCGGACATGGCGGCGATGGCGCTGTGCGCCCTGCTCGTGGCGGCCCTGGTCCCGGTGGCGGCGCGGGCCCGGCCGGCCGGCGGGGCGCCGGGCGGCTCGTACGCCGGGGAACTGCGTTTCGGACTGGCGCAGTTGCGCCGGGACCGGCTTCTGGGGGCGATGGTGGGGGTCCTGATGCTGACCAACGCCCTGGACGGGGCGCTGAACGGGGTCCTCTACCCGGCCTACGGAACCCAGGTGCTGCGCAGCAGCGCCCTGTTCGGGGCGATGATCACCTCCATGGGCGCGGGCGCCCTGCTCGGGGCGGCCCTGTACGGCTGGGCGGGCCACCGGATGCCGCGGCGCGCGGTCTTCGTCGGGGCGTTCGTCCTGGTCGGGGCGGTGCGCTGCGCGGCTCTGGCGGCCGAGCCGCGAGTGCCGGTGCTGCTGGCGGCGCTGGCCCTGTCCGGGATCGGGTCGGGGGTGGTGGGGCCGCTGATGATGTCGGTGGCCTACGAGCGGGTGCCCGAGGAGGTGCGGGGGCGGGTGTTCGGCCTGCTGGTGGCCGCCGCGCTGGCGGCGACCCCGCTGGGAATGCTGGGTGCGGGCCTGGTCCTCGACGCCTCGGGGCTGGTGGCGGCCCTGCTGGGCACGGGGGCGCTGTACCTCGCGGTCACCCTGGCGCCGCTGGTCTTCCCGGTGTGGCGGGAGCTCGACGCCCGCGGCTCCGGCGTGACTTCGGGAATCGGGGAGACCGCGGAGGGGCCGGCCGGGTGCCGGGGCAGCTCGTCGGCCCCGCCTGAAGTGGGAATCCTGACCGAACAGACATAG
- a CDS encoding helix-turn-helix transcriptional regulator: MQKSDAEPDPKNSDVDIDVYGWVLEHRTVDEAAVAAGTGLDRADVCRSVERLRVSRLLHVSPVDPSVAFAVAPDTAAEQLVAPLEARIRDQQREISGIREDLGRFLPHYLGRRSTGESLEVLESLEDVRGALNRASLNCATEMLSSQPGGGSRVPEAMQEALRRDETMLQRGISIRTLYHHTARFNGPSQAYVAATSALGAQYRTAHELFGRLIAFDRELAFIPVADGSWGAVVIREPSTVAYLCNIFDQTWDLASPFSVAAGQGLEEVAREIHETIIRLLGAGLKDEAIARRLGMSLRTARRHIADIMQELGAGSRFQAGVAASARGLLDRGPDAEQAAGAESDGG, encoded by the coding sequence ATGCAAAAATCTGACGCGGAGCCGGATCCGAAGAACTCCGATGTTGACATCGATGTCTACGGCTGGGTGCTCGAACACCGCACGGTGGACGAGGCCGCGGTGGCCGCCGGAACGGGGCTCGACCGGGCCGACGTCTGCCGCAGCGTGGAGCGTCTACGCGTGTCACGGCTGCTGCACGTGAGCCCGGTGGACCCGTCGGTCGCCTTCGCGGTGGCCCCGGACACCGCCGCCGAGCAGCTCGTCGCGCCCCTGGAGGCGCGGATCCGTGACCAGCAGCGGGAGATCAGCGGGATCCGTGAGGACTTGGGGCGCTTCCTGCCGCACTATCTGGGCCGGCGTTCCACGGGGGAGTCACTGGAGGTCCTGGAGAGCCTGGAGGACGTGCGCGGGGCGCTGAACCGGGCTTCGCTCAACTGCGCCACCGAGATGCTCAGCTCGCAGCCGGGGGGCGGCAGCAGGGTGCCCGAGGCGATGCAGGAGGCACTGCGGCGGGACGAGACGATGCTCCAGCGGGGCATTTCGATCCGCACCCTCTATCACCACACGGCCCGGTTCAACGGGCCGAGCCAGGCCTACGTCGCGGCCACCTCCGCCTTGGGGGCGCAGTACCGCACGGCGCACGAACTGTTCGGCCGGCTCATCGCCTTCGACCGGGAGCTGGCCTTCATCCCGGTCGCCGACGGAAGCTGGGGCGCCGTGGTGATCCGTGAGCCGTCGACCGTCGCCTACCTGTGCAACATCTTCGACCAGACCTGGGACCTGGCCTCGCCGTTCTCGGTCGCGGCGGGCCAGGGGCTGGAGGAGGTGGCCCGGGAGATCCATGAAACGATCATCCGGCTGCTGGGGGCCGGGCTGAAGGACGAGGCCATCGCCAGGCGCCTGGGCATGTCGCTGCGCACGGCCCGGCGCCACATCGCCGACATCATGCAGGAGCTCGGTGCGGGCAGCCGCTTCCAGGCGGGCGTGGCGGCTTCCGCACGCGGCCTGCTGGACCGGGGCCCCGACGCCGAACAGGCGGCCGGGGCCGAGTCGGACGGCGGGTAG
- a CDS encoding response regulator transcription factor: MLDSTLTAPAPQLPALTPREHEVLAYLAQGHTYRMIACQMGLSPHTVDTYLRRLRSKTGSANRTQLTHIAFRLGY; this comes from the coding sequence ATGCTGGACAGCACACTGACCGCCCCCGCACCGCAACTGCCCGCCCTGACCCCCCGCGAGCACGAGGTGCTCGCCTACCTCGCGCAGGGACACACGTACCGGATGATCGCCTGCCAGATGGGATTGAGCCCGCACACGGTCGACACCTACCTGCGGCGCCTGCGCAGCAAGACCGGTTCGGCCAACCGGACCCAGCTCACCCACATCGCCTTCCGGCTGGGCTACTGA
- a CDS encoding MFS transporter encodes MSVTTDESTESVHRAEHRQRRDFRLFMSSHICNELGSSITYVALPLMAVLTLDASPMQAGLLAAAEHAAFLVLGLPAGAWVDRMRRRRVMMAADLARTVLLTALPVAYLLDLHSMPLLYAVALLLGCARLFGDVADQSYLPTLIGKDTLTAGNSKLETVRSGAEFAGPGIAGFLVQLLGAAGTLAGQAVTSLVSAVLLGRIGVREEKPEPAPRRHLVRDIREGLDYVLSHRILRVIALNTAAVNLFLSAVMAIEVLFLTRTVGLPPAAVGWVLTTATIGSVLAATVADRVTRAVGAARLTWLSLLVTMPFGLLLPLADKDWRIGLFVLGSFVQSAGVTLYNICQVTYRQTVCPPHLLGRMTATMRFLVWGVLPLSGLLAGFLGEMLGVRDALWLCAAALSVAPLVLLCSPLRRMREFEDEAPGTGAPDTGSTDTGSTAGREAQ; translated from the coding sequence GTGTCCGTCACCACCGACGAGTCCACCGAGTCCGTGCACCGCGCGGAGCACCGGCAGCGCAGGGACTTCCGCCTCTTCATGTCCTCGCACATCTGCAACGAGCTGGGCAGCAGCATCACCTACGTCGCCCTCCCGCTGATGGCGGTGCTCACCCTGGACGCCTCGCCGATGCAGGCGGGCCTGCTGGCCGCCGCGGAACACGCGGCCTTCCTGGTACTGGGCCTGCCGGCCGGGGCCTGGGTCGACCGGATGCGCAGGCGCCGCGTGATGATGGCCGCCGACCTGGCGCGCACCGTCCTGCTGACGGCGCTGCCGGTGGCCTACCTGCTCGACCTGCACTCGATGCCGCTGCTGTACGCGGTCGCCCTGCTGCTGGGCTGCGCCCGGCTGTTCGGAGACGTGGCCGACCAGAGCTACCTGCCGACGCTCATCGGCAAGGACACCCTGACCGCGGGCAACTCGAAGCTGGAGACGGTCCGGTCCGGCGCGGAGTTCGCCGGCCCCGGCATCGCCGGCTTCCTGGTGCAACTGCTCGGCGCCGCCGGGACGCTGGCCGGCCAGGCCGTGACCTCGCTGGTTTCCGCGGTGTTGCTGGGGCGGATCGGCGTCCGCGAGGAGAAGCCGGAGCCCGCCCCCCGCCGCCACCTGGTGCGGGACATCCGTGAGGGCCTGGACTACGTCCTGAGCCACCGCATCCTGCGCGTGATCGCCCTCAACACCGCTGCCGTGAACCTGTTCCTCAGTGCGGTGATGGCCATCGAGGTGCTCTTCCTGACCCGGACCGTGGGGCTGCCGCCCGCGGCCGTCGGCTGGGTGCTGACGACGGCCACGATCGGCTCGGTGCTCGCGGCGACCGTCGCGGACAGGGTGACCCGGGCCGTCGGGGCGGCCCGGCTCACGTGGCTGTCCCTGCTGGTGACCATGCCCTTCGGGCTGCTGCTCCCGCTCGCGGACAAGGACTGGAGGATCGGCCTGTTCGTCCTGGGCTCGTTCGTCCAGTCGGCTGGTGTCACCCTCTACAACATCTGCCAGGTCACCTACCGGCAGACCGTCTGCCCGCCGCACCTGCTCGGCCGGATGACCGCCACGATGCGCTTCCTCGTGTGGGGCGTCCTGCCGCTGAGCGGCCTGCTGGCGGGGTTCCTCGGTGAGATGCTGGGCGTACGGGACGCGCTGTGGCTGTGCGCAGCGGCCCTGTCGGTGGCCCCGCTGGTCCTGCTGTGCTCTCCACTGCGCCGGATGCGCGAGTTCGAGGACGAGGCCCCGGGCACGGGGGCCCCGGACACCGGGTCCACGGACACCGGGTCCACGGCCGGGCGAGAGGCTCAGTAG
- a CDS encoding amino acid adenylation domain-containing protein, with protein MSPTETTPVPLRIAHRAGITPEATAVRAAEGELTYRQLDRRARAVAEELRAAGAGPEDTVLLGVRRGIHWAVGLLGIWYAGAAALLVDLDAPGERLRTLLDAAGTRHAVAPDTYAAAMLQRRTGRELFWAATTTASATTTAPTITAPTITAAPTAAEPPARIAPGSLAYVLFTSGSTGLPKPVAVGHAGLAAQVRTLAERYGLTAGDTVLQFAAPAFDVSLEEALPTWCTGGTAVFVTDNVLSPAELEPFLAEQRISVVNLPTPYWTQWAKDLERAPRALPGALRRVVIGSDAGRTADLVNWAAAGHPPVVSCYGLTESTITATSYEPGAAELAGFAGDELIPLGEPLAGVRAYVLDEELREAPPGTPGELYLAGSCLARGYHGRPALTSERFVADPFAEAPGERMYRTGDRVTRAPGGPLVFLGRADDQVKIRGHRVELKEVEAAVAAHPDVVDVVARAVAADGGPQLAAWAALTPGSALTPDALRRHLLAKMPGYLVPATVTLMERLPRTPGGKLDPRALPAPAPR; from the coding sequence ATGAGCCCCACCGAGACCACCCCCGTGCCCCTGCGCATCGCGCACCGGGCCGGGATCACACCCGAGGCCACCGCCGTCCGCGCGGCCGAGGGGGAGCTGACCTACCGCCAGCTCGACCGGCGGGCCCGGGCGGTGGCCGAGGAGCTGCGCGCCGCCGGCGCCGGACCGGAGGACACCGTGCTCCTGGGGGTGCGCCGGGGCATCCACTGGGCGGTCGGGCTGCTGGGCATCTGGTACGCGGGCGCGGCCGCCCTCCTCGTGGACCTCGACGCCCCCGGCGAGCGGCTGCGCACCCTGCTGGACGCCGCCGGCACCCGGCACGCGGTCGCCCCGGACACGTACGCGGCCGCGATGCTGCAACGCCGGACCGGGCGCGAGCTGTTCTGGGCCGCCACGACCACCGCATCCGCCACGACCACCGCCCCCACGATCACCGCCCCCACGATCACCGCCGCACCCACGGCGGCCGAACCGCCCGCCCGCATCGCCCCGGGCTCGCTCGCCTACGTGCTCTTCACCTCCGGCTCCACCGGGCTGCCCAAGCCCGTGGCGGTCGGCCACGCCGGACTCGCCGCGCAGGTCCGCACCCTGGCCGAACGCTACGGGCTGACCGCCGGGGACACGGTGCTGCAGTTCGCGGCCCCCGCCTTCGACGTCAGCCTGGAGGAGGCACTGCCCACCTGGTGCACGGGCGGCACGGCCGTCTTCGTCACCGACAACGTCCTCTCGCCCGCCGAACTCGAGCCGTTCCTCGCCGAGCAGCGGATCAGCGTCGTCAACCTGCCCACCCCGTACTGGACGCAGTGGGCCAAGGACCTGGAGCGCGCCCCGCGGGCCCTGCCGGGCGCGCTGCGCCGCGTGGTGATCGGCAGCGACGCGGGCCGGACCGCGGACCTGGTGAACTGGGCGGCCGCCGGGCACCCCCCGGTGGTCAGCTGCTACGGCCTCACCGAGTCCACGATCACCGCCACCTCCTACGAGCCCGGAGCGGCGGAACTGGCCGGCTTCGCGGGCGACGAACTGATCCCGCTCGGCGAACCGCTGGCGGGCGTACGCGCCTACGTCCTCGACGAGGAGCTGCGCGAGGCGCCCCCCGGCACCCCGGGCGAGCTCTACCTGGCGGGCTCCTGCCTGGCCCGCGGCTACCACGGCCGGCCGGCGCTGACCTCCGAGCGCTTCGTCGCCGACCCGTTCGCCGAGGCCCCGGGCGAGCGCATGTACCGCACGGGAGACCGGGTCACGCGGGCACCAGGCGGCCCGCTCGTCTTCCTCGGGCGCGCCGACGACCAGGTCAAGATCCGCGGCCACCGCGTCGAACTCAAGGAGGTGGAGGCGGCCGTGGCCGCCCACCCGGACGTGGTCGACGTGGTCGCCCGCGCCGTCGCGGCGGACGGCGGACCGCAGCTGGCCGCCTGGGCCGCCCTCACCCCCGGCAGCGCACTGACCCCGGATGCCCTGCGCCGTCACCTTTTGGCCAAAATGCCCGGGTACCTCGTACCGGCCACCGTGACCTTGATGGAGCGGCTGCCGCGCACCCCGGGCGGCAAGCTCGACCCCCGGGCGCTTCCCGCGCCCGCCCCCCGATGA
- a CDS encoding non-ribosomal peptide synthetase, producing the protein MNHPPSTPVPTAAPAAARSLVEDVLPLSPLQDGILFHALFDEDERDVYVAQLLLDLDGPLDPDRLRAAADTVLERHANLRAGFLRRATGEPAQVVRRGVRTPWQEVDLTGLDETGRAAAVDTLLAEDRATRFDLARPPLLRFTLIRTGPLSHRLLLTYHHILMDGWSWPVLVRELLALHHADDAPLGPVTPYSAFLGRLHDRDTVAAQDAWTRALDGLAGGTRTAPVSPPPGTVLPDRVETYLPTSLTERLGALARGHRITSGTLLQGAWALLLGRQIRSEDVVFGAIVSGRDPELPGVADIVGLCINTVPVRVRIDPAEPLVALFERLQDEQARLIDHHHLGLVEIQRLAGAGELFDSCVAFQNYPVDAAGLAALGAGGLEVTGVDPHDAAHYPLSLTAIPGDRLRLQIDYRPDVFERDTARALLERLARLLRAVADDPSCPVGTVDLLSPAERHRVLVEWNDTTRDERYAEVVERVRQQAERRPEAVATTDDTGRELSYAALVARADALTLALLADGVRPGDLVAVLSEPTTRVPVAMLAILGAGAAYVPLDPAGPVTRTADLLASGGISRLLAAPEQRARAEEFAAAVPGGLPVLVIDSIDHTDGAAVSGERPAPAGGPDALAYVCFTSGSTGKPKGAMVHRRGMNNHLLAKVEDLALGEGDRVVMNAPLTFDISVWQMLAPLITGGQVHLVSRDTARDPAALFADAARRGITVMETVPSFVRAAVDLWDTGVRPPALPELRWFVVNGEVLPPELCTRWYARHPRAAIVNAYGLTECSDDNTHAFIGPDVHAQLEHGRLPVGRPLRNNTLYLLDAALAPVPPGVPGELFIGGTGVGPGYLRDPRRSSERYVPDPFSAVPGSRMYRTGDLARMRADGQLDFLGRQDHQVKIRGNRIELGEVETALRAVPGVGEAVVAVDRDHAGQQRLVCYFTGTPTAEQVRTELGRNLPNYMVPSLFLHLPHFPLTVNGKLDRKALPDPATVHRPAGRLPSTPEEKAVCEIFASVLGLQEAGMDDDFFAHGGHSLLATRLTGRIGTELGVRLGIRDLFETPTPAGIAARLAEAAEAPAAPARPALRPRSRDGA; encoded by the coding sequence ATGAACCACCCGCCGTCCACCCCCGTTCCCACCGCCGCGCCCGCCGCCGCCCGCTCGCTGGTCGAGGACGTCCTGCCGCTGTCCCCGCTCCAGGACGGCATCCTCTTCCACGCCCTCTTCGACGAGGACGAACGCGACGTCTACGTCGCCCAGTTGCTCCTCGACCTCGACGGCCCCCTCGACCCGGACCGGCTGCGCGCCGCCGCCGACACCGTCCTGGAACGGCACGCCAACCTGCGCGCCGGCTTCCTGCGCCGCGCCACCGGCGAGCCCGCCCAGGTCGTCCGGCGCGGCGTACGGACCCCCTGGCAGGAGGTGGACCTGACGGGGCTCGACGAGACCGGGCGCGCAGCCGCCGTCGATACCCTCCTCGCCGAGGACCGGGCCACCCGCTTCGACCTGGCCCGGCCGCCGCTGCTCCGCTTCACCCTCATCCGCACCGGCCCGCTCTCCCACCGGCTGCTGCTGACCTACCACCACATCCTGATGGACGGCTGGTCCTGGCCGGTCCTCGTGCGCGAACTCCTCGCCCTGCACCACGCCGACGACGCGCCCCTGGGCCCGGTCACCCCGTACTCCGCCTTCCTCGGCCGTCTCCACGACCGCGACACCGTCGCCGCCCAAGACGCCTGGACCCGCGCGCTCGACGGCCTCGCGGGCGGCACCCGCACCGCGCCCGTGTCCCCGCCGCCCGGCACGGTCCTGCCCGACCGCGTCGAGACGTACCTCCCCACATCCCTGACCGAACGGCTGGGCGCCCTCGCGCGCGGCCACCGGATCACCTCCGGAACGCTCCTCCAGGGCGCCTGGGCGCTGCTGCTCGGCCGCCAGATCCGCTCGGAGGACGTGGTTTTCGGCGCCATCGTCAGTGGCCGTGACCCCGAACTGCCCGGCGTCGCCGACATCGTGGGCCTGTGCATCAACACCGTGCCGGTCCGGGTCCGCATCGACCCCGCGGAGCCGCTCGTCGCGCTGTTCGAGCGGCTCCAGGACGAGCAGGCACGGCTGATCGACCACCACCACCTGGGTCTGGTCGAGATCCAGAGGCTCGCCGGAGCCGGGGAGCTCTTCGACTCCTGCGTCGCCTTCCAGAACTACCCGGTCGACGCGGCCGGCCTCGCCGCCCTCGGCGCGGGCGGGCTCGAGGTCACCGGAGTCGACCCCCACGACGCCGCCCACTACCCGCTCTCGCTGACCGCCATCCCCGGCGACCGGCTGCGTCTGCAGATCGACTACCGGCCCGACGTCTTCGAACGGGACACCGCCCGGGCCCTGCTGGAACGCCTCGCCCGGCTCCTGCGGGCCGTCGCGGACGACCCGTCGTGCCCGGTGGGCACCGTGGACCTGCTCTCCCCGGCCGAACGCCACCGCGTCCTGGTCGAATGGAACGACACCACGCGCGACGAGCGGTACGCGGAGGTCGTCGAGCGGGTACGGCAGCAGGCCGAGCGCCGCCCCGAGGCCGTCGCCACCACCGACGACACCGGCCGCGAGCTGAGCTACGCGGCCCTCGTCGCCCGCGCCGACGCCCTCACCCTCGCCCTGCTCGCCGACGGGGTGCGCCCCGGCGACCTGGTCGCCGTACTCAGCGAGCCCACCACCCGCGTCCCCGTCGCGATGCTCGCCATCCTCGGCGCCGGAGCGGCGTACGTCCCCCTGGACCCCGCGGGCCCCGTCACCCGTACCGCCGACCTCCTCGCGAGCGGCGGGATCAGCCGGCTGCTGGCCGCACCCGAACAGCGGGCCCGCGCCGAGGAGTTCGCCGCGGCCGTCCCGGGCGGCCTGCCCGTCCTCGTGATCGACTCCATCGACCACACCGACGGCGCAGCGGTGTCCGGCGAACGCCCGGCGCCGGCCGGCGGCCCCGACGCCCTCGCCTACGTCTGCTTCACCTCCGGCTCCACCGGCAAGCCCAAGGGCGCCATGGTCCACCGCCGGGGCATGAACAACCACCTCCTGGCCAAGGTCGAGGACCTCGCCCTCGGCGAGGGCGACCGCGTGGTGATGAACGCACCGCTGACCTTCGACATCTCCGTGTGGCAGATGCTCGCGCCGCTGATCACCGGCGGACAGGTCCACCTCGTCTCCCGGGACACCGCCCGCGACCCCGCCGCGCTCTTCGCCGACGCCGCCCGCCGGGGAATCACCGTCATGGAGACCGTGCCGTCCTTCGTCCGCGCCGCCGTCGACCTGTGGGACACCGGGGTGCGGCCGCCGGCCCTGCCCGAGCTGCGCTGGTTCGTCGTCAACGGCGAGGTGCTGCCTCCCGAACTGTGCACCCGCTGGTACGCGCGCCACCCGCGGGCCGCGATCGTCAACGCCTACGGCCTCACCGAGTGCTCCGACGACAACACCCACGCCTTCATCGGGCCCGACGTGCACGCCCAGCTGGAACACGGCCGGCTGCCCGTCGGCCGCCCGCTGCGCAACAACACCCTCTACCTGCTGGACGCCGCGCTCGCTCCGGTACCGCCCGGCGTGCCCGGCGAGCTCTTCATCGGCGGCACCGGCGTCGGCCCCGGCTACCTGCGCGACCCCCGCCGCAGCAGCGAGCGCTACGTCCCCGACCCCTTCAGCGCCGTGCCGGGCAGCCGTATGTACCGCACCGGCGACCTCGCCCGGATGCGGGCCGACGGCCAGCTCGACTTCCTCGGCCGACAGGACCACCAGGTCAAGATCCGCGGCAACCGCATCGAACTCGGCGAGGTGGAGACCGCGCTGCGCGCCGTGCCCGGCGTGGGCGAGGCCGTCGTCGCCGTCGACCGGGACCACGCGGGCCAGCAGCGGCTCGTCTGCTACTTCACCGGAACGCCCACCGCCGAGCAGGTCCGCACGGAACTGGGCCGCAACCTGCCCAACTACATGGTCCCGTCGCTCTTCCTGCACCTGCCGCACTTCCCCCTGACCGTCAACGGCAAGCTCGACCGCAAGGCGCTTCCCGATCCGGCCACCGTGCACCGCCCGGCCGGCCGGCTGCCCTCGACCCCCGAGGAGAAGGCGGTCTGCGAGATCTTCGCGTCCGTCCTCGGCCTCCAGGAGGCGGGCATGGACGACGACTTCTTCGCCCACGGCGGCCACTCCCTCCTCGCCACCCGGCTGACCGGCCGCATCGGCACCGAGCTCGGGGTACGGCTGGGCATCCGCGATCTCTTCGAGACGCCCACCCCGGCGGGCATCGCCGCCCGCCTGGCCGAAGCCGCCGAAGCGCCCGCCGCCCCCGCCCGCCCCGCCCTGCGCCCCCGCTCGCGCGACGGGGCCTGA